The following proteins come from a genomic window of Pirellula staleyi DSM 6068:
- the atpC gene encoding ATP synthase F1 subunit epsilon, with the protein MASTIKCLVVTPEQTALDQDAEFVALPLYDGELGVAPGHSPMIGRLGYGQLRIRTASGTTSMYLDGGFVQVNNNVVSILTSRAVPATSLDKQAIEKQIEAASKLPILTDEQLDVRERRLAQARAQLRVARAR; encoded by the coding sequence ATGGCTAGCACCATCAAGTGCCTGGTAGTCACTCCCGAACAAACAGCCCTCGACCAGGATGCTGAGTTCGTTGCGCTCCCGCTTTACGACGGTGAACTGGGTGTCGCTCCGGGCCATAGCCCGATGATTGGCCGGCTCGGTTATGGACAGCTGCGGATTCGGACGGCGAGCGGCACGACGTCGATGTACCTCGACGGCGGTTTCGTGCAAGTGAACAACAATGTGGTGAGCATTCTCACCAGCCGAGCGGTTCCCGCAACCAGCCTCGACAAGCAGGCGATCGAGAAGCAAATCGAAGCAGCGTCGAAACTTCCGATCCTTACGGACGAGCAACTCGACGTTCGCGAACGTCGTCTGGCGCAGGCCCGTGCTCAGCTTCGCGTGGCCCGCGCCCGCTAA
- a CDS encoding FHA domain-containing protein: MPAKTMRIDGSHSSQPNNRQGSADSVAAKPVALEILRGKARSLVREVHSPVFLIGSASDCDLVLGDKSFPDAYAYLYLNASGISIRYLGEGPQLLVNDQPVEGSPLAVGDRLEMGIFEFRLAEIHTSKPAGDDRPTPAMARSESRSSSTKASTAGQISAIAQVRELMLDIRREMAAKHATLRLYLGPNIDVTSEQPKLAPRPFTQQLRASA, encoded by the coding sequence ATGCCTGCAAAAACTATGCGCATCGATGGTTCGCACTCCTCCCAACCGAATAATCGGCAAGGTTCAGCAGACTCCGTCGCTGCCAAGCCGGTGGCTCTCGAAATTCTGCGTGGTAAAGCACGTAGTTTGGTGCGAGAAGTTCACAGCCCAGTCTTTTTGATTGGCTCGGCCAGCGACTGCGACCTGGTGCTGGGAGACAAATCGTTTCCCGATGCCTACGCCTATCTCTATTTGAATGCTAGCGGCATTTCGATTCGCTACCTGGGGGAAGGTCCCCAGCTGCTGGTCAACGATCAGCCGGTCGAAGGGAGCCCGCTAGCAGTCGGAGATCGGCTGGAGATGGGGATTTTCGAATTCCGTCTCGCTGAGATTCACACAAGCAAGCCAGCTGGCGACGATCGCCCGACACCCGCGATGGCGCGCAGTGAAAGCCGATCGTCGAGCACAAAGGCTTCGACCGCTGGCCAGATCTCCGCGATTGCCCAGGTGCGCGAGCTGATGCTCGATATTCGCCGAGAAATGGCCGCCAAGCATGCCACGCTTCGGCTCTATCTCGGTCCTAACATCGACGTCACCAGCGAGCAGCCGAAACTGGCCCCACGCCCCTTCACGCAGCAGCTGCGAGCCTCGGCTTAA
- a CDS encoding SPFH domain-containing protein yields MFNRNRLIVGGVFAAIALFIVGGMVHMTLNCIYVREGQSLMLRYKGPLIFGSAKPAAPGQFAEPGKEVGVLEQLRGPGRHFYCPIWWERTLVDDVMVFPGEVAIVTSLMGEQPPPGQFVVDGELSGPNRATQQGILRKVLGPGRYRINPFAFNHKKVNTELRESGGRNKLSGWVQIPAGYVGVVTNNVDNVLAKRGSGVQDKVLPPGIYPINPEEQQVDVVEVGFRETSIETDKIKLADGSYKVDESGEPEAMEDSGINFPSNDGFEIQLDFTAVWGVMPQDAPEVVRTFGSIQAVEQKVILPQAESICRNNGSKVGANALLVGESRQVFQEGVTADFDKVLTEKKLTLMYGLVRHIYIPKEVRIPLQRGYIADELTITREEERTTKTEEGILREAEKKVLQEAEKVRVETAKLVASTIAEGERKVGEIAAETEQQVAAIESKIAEFDAKKTELLGKAKATAAQQLAEAESQQFELAVKAFGSATAYSQWQFAENLPDNIQLQLLYAGEGTLWTDLKGIQPTLPLAAPQPAPKPKAVAPQQQPR; encoded by the coding sequence ATGTTCAATCGCAATCGCCTGATCGTCGGTGGAGTTTTTGCCGCCATCGCGCTCTTCATCGTCGGTGGTATGGTCCACATGACGCTGAACTGCATCTACGTTCGCGAGGGGCAAAGCTTGATGCTTCGCTACAAAGGCCCCCTCATCTTTGGTTCCGCTAAACCAGCGGCGCCTGGCCAGTTTGCCGAACCTGGAAAAGAGGTCGGCGTGCTCGAACAGCTGCGCGGACCGGGACGACACTTCTACTGTCCCATCTGGTGGGAACGAACGCTCGTCGACGATGTGATGGTGTTTCCCGGCGAAGTTGCGATCGTGACGAGCTTAATGGGCGAACAGCCACCTCCGGGACAATTTGTTGTCGATGGCGAACTCTCGGGTCCGAATCGCGCCACGCAGCAAGGAATCTTGCGCAAAGTGCTTGGTCCGGGACGCTACCGAATCAATCCGTTTGCTTTCAATCACAAAAAGGTGAACACCGAACTGCGCGAATCGGGGGGACGCAACAAACTCTCGGGTTGGGTGCAGATTCCCGCCGGCTATGTCGGTGTCGTCACGAACAACGTCGATAACGTGCTGGCCAAGCGGGGCTCCGGCGTGCAAGACAAAGTCCTTCCACCTGGGATCTATCCCATCAATCCTGAAGAACAGCAGGTCGATGTGGTGGAAGTCGGTTTTCGCGAAACGAGTATCGAAACCGATAAGATCAAACTGGCCGATGGCTCGTACAAGGTCGACGAAAGTGGCGAACCCGAAGCGATGGAAGATTCGGGGATCAACTTTCCTTCGAACGACGGTTTTGAGATTCAGCTCGACTTCACAGCAGTCTGGGGCGTCATGCCGCAAGATGCACCGGAAGTGGTGCGCACCTTCGGCAGCATTCAGGCGGTCGAGCAGAAAGTGATTCTCCCGCAAGCCGAGAGCATTTGCCGCAACAACGGCAGCAAAGTAGGTGCTAACGCGCTGCTAGTGGGTGAGTCGCGACAAGTGTTTCAGGAAGGTGTGACAGCCGACTTCGACAAAGTCCTCACCGAGAAGAAACTGACGCTGATGTACGGCCTTGTTCGTCACATCTACATCCCGAAGGAAGTTCGTATTCCACTGCAGCGTGGCTATATCGCCGACGAACTTACGATCACGCGCGAGGAAGAACGGACCACCAAGACCGAGGAAGGTATTCTTCGCGAAGCCGAAAAGAAGGTGCTGCAAGAGGCCGAAAAAGTGCGGGTCGAAACTGCCAAGCTGGTCGCCTCGACGATCGCCGAAGGGGAACGTAAGGTGGGGGAAATCGCTGCAGAAACCGAGCAGCAAGTCGCCGCCATCGAGTCGAAAATTGCCGAGTTCGACGCCAAGAAAACCGAATTGCTCGGTAAAGCGAAGGCGACCGCAGCTCAGCAGTTGGCTGAAGCAGAATCGCAGCAGTTTGAGTTGGCCGTGAAGGCGTTTGGTTCTGCCACCGCCTACTCGCAGTGGCAATTCGCCGAGAATCTGCCCGACAACATCCAGCTGCAATTGCTCTACGCTGGCGAAGGGACCTTGTGGACCGATCTCAAGGGAATTCAGCCGACGTTGCCACTTGCCGCGCCACAGCCTGCCCCCAAGCCCAAGGCAGTCGCGCCGCAGCAGCAGCCTCGCTAG
- a CDS encoding SPFH domain-containing protein, translating into MRKSIAQQFENGGTSFLFYAGGAAILVSLLLLAFFYYSMCRIEVPTYHMAVLTKKTGKDLPNDAEIAPTPEYKGVQLEVLGEGRHFRNPWFWDWEVIPQIEVPKGKIGVRVRLYGDDPPYGEVIAWKDTEKGIVPDVLVPGRYAINAWVKGTTPPDRENYAEYIELHDPVQVPAGFRGVKTNLAGELPTDPNKLLTEPGKRGVEAESLDAKTHAVNPYVTSINLVDCRSQRFNLGEDGDMGFPSKDGFWVTLDGIIEFRVKPEEAAHVFVLYNELDNDMNGTAIDKEIIKKVVLPNARAFCRLKGSDYAGKDFISGDTRTKFQEEFQKAMEVACESQGIEIVQALITKIYPPQQIAEPVRTRQIAIEQRQQYSRELLQQESEKQLAIETEMNDRKQQMVQAEQKVIKITTEAEQAQEIALIEANKRLKVAELGMQAATDIAAATVARGAADARVIEFNNEASAAGWKKAVDAFGGDGDEYARMVMLRKLAPAFRSLMVNTADSPIMEIFKQYQQSPRPPKEPTAPVEEAAK; encoded by the coding sequence ATGCGCAAGAGTATTGCTCAGCAGTTCGAGAACGGTGGCACCAGCTTTCTTTTTTATGCTGGTGGCGCTGCGATCCTCGTTTCACTGCTTCTGCTGGCCTTCTTTTACTACTCGATGTGCCGCATCGAGGTTCCCACCTATCACATGGCGGTCCTGACCAAAAAAACGGGGAAGGATCTCCCCAACGATGCCGAGATTGCGCCAACCCCCGAATACAAAGGGGTGCAACTCGAGGTGCTGGGAGAAGGACGCCACTTTCGCAATCCGTGGTTCTGGGACTGGGAAGTGATTCCTCAGATTGAAGTTCCCAAGGGCAAAATCGGCGTGCGCGTGCGTCTGTATGGCGACGATCCACCCTACGGCGAAGTGATTGCTTGGAAAGATACCGAGAAGGGGATTGTCCCCGATGTCTTAGTCCCCGGTCGCTATGCCATCAATGCCTGGGTCAAAGGGACCACACCACCCGACCGCGAAAACTATGCCGAGTACATCGAGCTGCACGATCCAGTCCAAGTTCCCGCCGGCTTTCGAGGTGTGAAAACCAATCTGGCAGGTGAGCTGCCGACCGATCCCAACAAACTGCTCACCGAGCCTGGCAAACGTGGTGTCGAGGCCGAATCGCTCGACGCCAAAACGCACGCTGTAAATCCCTATGTCACGAGCATCAATCTCGTCGACTGCCGGAGCCAGCGATTCAACCTCGGTGAAGATGGCGATATGGGATTTCCTTCGAAGGATGGCTTCTGGGTCACGCTCGATGGCATCATCGAGTTTCGTGTGAAGCCCGAAGAAGCAGCCCACGTCTTTGTGCTCTACAACGAACTCGATAACGACATGAACGGCACGGCGATCGATAAGGAAATCATCAAGAAGGTGGTGCTTCCTAATGCTCGTGCTTTCTGTCGCCTGAAAGGCTCGGACTACGCCGGCAAGGACTTCATCTCGGGCGATACGCGCACGAAGTTCCAAGAGGAATTCCAAAAGGCGATGGAAGTCGCCTGCGAGTCGCAAGGGATCGAGATCGTGCAGGCCTTGATCACCAAGATCTATCCACCGCAGCAGATTGCCGAACCGGTTCGGACACGGCAAATCGCGATCGAACAGCGCCAGCAGTACAGCCGCGAACTGCTGCAGCAAGAGTCGGAAAAACAGCTCGCCATCGAGACTGAAATGAACGATCGCAAGCAGCAGATGGTGCAGGCTGAACAGAAAGTCATCAAGATCACCACCGAGGCCGAGCAGGCCCAGGAAATTGCCCTGATTGAAGCCAACAAGCGGCTGAAAGTGGCTGAACTTGGCATGCAAGCTGCCACCGACATCGCTGCGGCCACCGTGGCTCGTGGTGCTGCCGACGCACGTGTGATCGAGTTCAACAACGAAGCCTCGGCGGCTGGTTGGAAGAAAGCGGTCGACGCCTTTGGTGGCGATGGGGACGAGTATGCCCGCATGGTGATGCTCCGCAAATTGGCCCCCGCCTTTCGCAGCCTGATGGTGAACACCGCTGACAGCCCGATCATGGAAATCTTCAAGCAGTATCAGCAGTCGCCCCGCCCGCCCAAAGAGCCGACAGCCCCCGTAGAAGAAGCTGCCAAGTAG
- a CDS encoding serine acetyltransferase: MASDFRLKEQLPELTDQIVATYTKVGAIHHLGHCALPNYDVIISCIDDLKDILFPGYRRREGLHIGNVTYHVGDLIDGLHDKLTTQIARALRQDDRVTGRKSEDCDYEAKGQAMAIAFLHRIPELRTILATDARAAFDGDPACRSIDEVVFCYPGLEAITSHRIAHELRRLGVPFIPRMMSEWAHKQTGIDIHPGATIGESFFIDHGTGVVIGETCEIGHHVKIYQGVTLGALSFATDGDGNLVRGHKRHPTIEDYVVIYANATILGGKTVVGHHSVIGSSVWLTHSVVPHTTVTMEKPKLRIRAEIPDELKPELNYQI, encoded by the coding sequence ATGGCATCCGATTTTCGGCTCAAAGAACAGCTCCCCGAGCTTACCGATCAGATTGTTGCCACCTACACCAAGGTGGGCGCGATCCATCATTTGGGACATTGCGCGCTCCCGAACTACGATGTGATCATCAGCTGCATCGACGACCTGAAAGACATTTTGTTTCCAGGCTATCGTCGTCGCGAAGGTTTGCACATCGGCAACGTCACCTACCACGTGGGAGACCTGATCGATGGACTGCACGATAAGCTCACCACGCAAATTGCTCGCGCCCTGCGTCAAGATGACCGGGTGACTGGTCGTAAGTCGGAAGATTGCGACTACGAAGCGAAAGGACAAGCGATGGCGATCGCTTTCCTGCATCGCATTCCGGAACTACGTACGATTCTCGCTACTGATGCCCGGGCGGCGTTCGATGGCGATCCAGCTTGCCGCAGCATCGACGAAGTGGTGTTTTGCTATCCCGGTCTCGAAGCGATTACCTCGCACCGCATCGCGCACGAACTTCGTCGACTCGGAGTTCCCTTCATTCCGCGCATGATGAGTGAATGGGCGCACAAGCAAACGGGCATCGACATTCATCCTGGTGCCACGATTGGCGAATCGTTCTTCATCGACCACGGCACCGGTGTCGTGATCGGCGAGACGTGCGAGATTGGTCACCATGTGAAGATCTATCAAGGTGTCACGCTCGGCGCACTCAGTTTTGCAACCGATGGCGATGGCAACCTCGTGCGTGGTCACAAGCGTCATCCCACGATTGAAGACTACGTGGTGATCTATGCCAACGCGACCATCCTGGGTGGCAAAACAGTGGTAGGGCATCACTCGGTGATTGGCTCGAGTGTTTGGCTCACGCATAGCGTGGTCCCGCATACAACCGTGACGATGGAGAAGCCTAAGCTTCGTATTCGGGCCGAAATTCCCGACGAGCTGAAGCCTGAGCTGAACTACCAGATCTAG
- the hisA gene encoding 1-(5-phosphoribosyl)-5-[(5-phosphoribosylamino)methylideneamino]imidazole-4-carboxamide isomerase, which produces MEIWPAIDLRGGKCVRLRQGDYQQETIYGEPVEMAQKWVSEGATCLHLVDLDGARDGSNANLAAVKSIVEATKVPCQLGGGIRDEHSIERMLAIGVYRLIVGTKAIKDPAWFREMCRKYPHQLAAGIDARNGLVATDGWLETSGVSAIDLARDFQAEPIAAVIYTDIARDGMLQGVNLPAMTDMKRAITTPVIASGGVTTVDDIRQLAAAGLDGTIVGRALYEGTVTLQGCLEAAR; this is translated from the coding sequence ATGGAAATCTGGCCTGCGATTGATTTGCGTGGTGGTAAGTGCGTGCGACTGCGCCAAGGCGACTATCAGCAAGAGACCATTTATGGCGAGCCTGTCGAAATGGCCCAGAAGTGGGTTTCTGAAGGGGCCACCTGTTTGCATCTGGTCGATCTCGATGGTGCGCGTGATGGCAGCAACGCGAATCTCGCAGCGGTGAAGTCGATTGTCGAAGCCACGAAGGTCCCTTGCCAATTGGGTGGTGGTATTCGCGACGAGCACTCCATCGAACGCATGCTCGCCATCGGCGTCTATCGCTTGATCGTGGGAACCAAGGCGATCAAAGATCCTGCCTGGTTCCGCGAGATGTGCCGCAAATATCCGCACCAACTGGCCGCTGGTATCGACGCCCGCAATGGACTGGTGGCAACCGATGGTTGGCTCGAAACTAGTGGTGTCTCCGCGATCGATCTTGCGCGTGATTTTCAGGCGGAACCGATCGCGGCGGTGATCTATACCGACATCGCGCGCGATGGCATGCTGCAAGGTGTGAATCTCCCCGCCATGACCGATATGAAACGGGCGATCACCACCCCCGTGATTGCATCGGGCGGAGTGACCACCGTCGACGATATCCGTCAGCTAGCAGCCGCCGGGCTCGATGGCACGATTGTCGGTCGAGCACTCTACGAAGGGACCGTCACACTGCAGGGCTGCCTCGAAGCAGCTCGTTAA
- the hisH gene encoding imidazole glycerol phosphate synthase subunit HisH, whose translation MAEIAIIDYQMGNLRSVQKGFERVGHHAVVTSDPAEIAQASRVVLPGVGAFGDAITELRRRDLVSVIRDIVARGTPMLGICLGLQMLFDVGYEGGEFEGLGILAGKCVRFHLPAEFKVPHMGWNRSHIVRPNALLSDIADNSYFYYVHSYYVVPTDANVIAVQADYGHPFCAMIAKGQLFATQFHPEKSQATGLKLLQNFAEIPVLQGSA comes from the coding sequence ATGGCCGAAATCGCAATCATCGACTACCAGATGGGAAACCTCCGCAGCGTGCAAAAGGGGTTCGAGCGCGTCGGCCATCATGCGGTGGTGACGAGCGATCCCGCTGAGATCGCACAAGCTTCGCGCGTGGTGCTTCCGGGCGTCGGTGCATTTGGCGATGCGATTACCGAACTTCGCCGCCGCGATCTTGTTTCGGTCATTCGCGATATCGTGGCTCGTGGCACTCCGATGCTCGGCATCTGCCTGGGATTGCAAATGCTGTTCGACGTGGGCTACGAAGGTGGGGAGTTCGAAGGGCTCGGCATTCTCGCTGGCAAATGTGTCCGGTTCCATTTGCCAGCCGAGTTCAAAGTGCCGCACATGGGATGGAATCGATCGCATATTGTTCGCCCCAACGCGCTGCTGAGCGACATCGCCGACAACAGCTACTTCTACTACGTCCACTCCTACTACGTTGTGCCGACCGATGCTAATGTCATCGCGGTCCAGGCTGACTATGGGCATCCGTTCTGCGCCATGATCGCCAAGGGGCAACTCTTCGCGACGCAGTTCCACCCCGAAAAGAGTCAGGCAACGGGGCTGAAGTTGCTTCAGAATTTCGCCGAGATTCCAGTGCTGCAAGGCTCAGCCTAG
- a CDS encoding sialate O-acetylesterase, translated as MTCTSLNWGSKLLIAALLIAGLSADSLTAAETLKVFVLAGQSNMQGHGKVKADPKANGGQGSLEWLVKESPKKADFKHLVTDSGDWVSRDDVQIWYLGRQGKLTAGYGASEEMMGPELGFGHVVGNAIDEPVLLVKLAWGGKSLGQDFRPPSSGGTVGPYYQEIITQTKTVLKDLPKLFPEYASHQAELVGFGWHQGWNDRINQAFNDEYEKNLANLVRDLRKDLSAPNMKFVVAETGMTGPTETHPRALSLMKAQAAVAEYEEFRGNVAFVGTRDFYRPKEESPSGQGYHWNSNAETYYLIGDGMGHAMLKLLKPASK; from the coding sequence ATGACATGCACCTCGTTGAATTGGGGATCGAAGTTGTTGATCGCCGCGCTGCTAATTGCGGGGCTCTCAGCCGACTCACTTACTGCCGCCGAGACACTCAAAGTCTTTGTGCTCGCCGGCCAATCGAACATGCAGGGACATGGAAAGGTGAAAGCCGATCCGAAGGCCAACGGCGGCCAAGGTTCGCTCGAGTGGCTGGTGAAAGAGTCTCCTAAAAAGGCAGATTTCAAGCATTTGGTGACCGACTCAGGCGACTGGGTCTCGCGCGATGATGTCCAAATTTGGTATCTCGGTCGCCAAGGAAAACTCACAGCTGGTTATGGTGCCTCGGAAGAAATGATGGGACCTGAACTCGGCTTTGGACATGTCGTCGGCAATGCCATCGACGAGCCCGTCTTGCTTGTGAAGTTGGCCTGGGGTGGCAAGAGTTTGGGACAAGACTTTCGGCCGCCATCCTCGGGTGGAACTGTCGGTCCTTACTACCAAGAGATCATCACTCAAACCAAAACGGTGCTGAAAGATCTTCCCAAGCTGTTTCCCGAATATGCCTCACATCAAGCAGAGCTCGTTGGTTTCGGCTGGCATCAAGGGTGGAACGATCGCATCAATCAGGCTTTCAACGACGAGTATGAAAAGAACCTTGCCAACCTGGTCCGCGATCTTCGCAAAGACCTCAGCGCGCCGAACATGAAATTTGTGGTCGCCGAGACTGGCATGACTGGCCCCACCGAAACGCATCCTCGTGCGCTCTCGCTCATGAAAGCTCAAGCCGCTGTTGCCGAGTATGAGGAGTTTCGAGGCAACGTCGCTTTTGTTGGCACACGCGACTTCTATCGACCCAAAGAAGAGTCGCCATCGGGGCAGGGGTATCACTGGAACAGCAACGCCGAGACCTACTACCTGATTGGCGATGGGATGGGGCATGCGATGCTCAAGCTACTGAAGCCCGCAAGCAAATAG